A region of Leishmania panamensis strain MHOM/PA/94/PSC-1 chromosome 33 sequence DNA encodes the following proteins:
- a CDS encoding hypothetical protein (TriTrypDB/GeneDB-style sysID: LpmP.33.1130), which produces MSAESQRVVYGATFDIPYAIGSVSVPLDALAASSPPRVVPQEVNKAGPSPSSSCRRGLSSGNISSVRRCTHHRYCYVRDGGDLSQDAFYRWLEQQQQKHREGAHASSTSSPPNEDPGRPLTPTMGITSTNATSSALPDAPTSPSLFYASVKCVVFVLPNSFPHPRRVLRHPPFIIEDDTWAEHLVEVQLYFWPHLKIPPATVVHQALLERRLSLGPSTQPSGAVSAAAPAEDVREVWVPQLLASTYGKPKLLSVATNVTVRVPAHHATATAPDTTKAASRMVVVAEKVDTLHLYHPSLDVVRHIRAVLAMSRLPVLEAVREAFDAAYSTPPPMNANGSSHSATSSTLTDVEVTPGVAVDTSLSTPFAHSWSLPFEDTIAEYAEQRASTSVAVLQAVLEKLKRERQEMEKSCEGSMEQIGELATVALPTQLQRVHTRCMKLYRKE; this is translated from the coding sequence ATGTCCGCAGAATCTCAGCGTGTCGTGTATGGCGCGACGTTCGACATCCCATACGCCATCGGCAGTGTATCTGTTCCACTCGACGCTCTTGCGGcatcatcgccgccacgAGTAGTGCCACAGGAAGTGAACAAGGCCGGCCCGtccccatcctcctcgtgcCGTCGCGGTTTGAGCTCGGGCAACATCAGCTCCGTGCGTCGATGTACGCACCACCGGTACTGCTACGTCCGCGATGGGGGTGATCTCTCGCAGGACGCCTTCTATCGGtggctggagcagcagcagcagaagcaccGGGAAGGCGCCCATGCAAGTAGCACGAGCAGTCCTCCGAATGAGGACCCCGGAAGACCATTGACTCCTACGATGGGCATAACATCCACGAATGCAACCTCCTCAGCACTGCCTGATGCGCCAACAAGTCCCTCGCTCTTTTACGCATCCGTGAAGTGCGTTGTGTTTGTGCTCCCCAACAGctttccccacccccgccgTGTTCTTCGGCACCCCCCTTTCATCATCGAGGACGATACGTGGGCAGAGCACCTTGTGGAGGTACAACTGTACTTCTGGCCGCACCTCAAGATCCCGCCCGCCACGGTCGTGCACCAGGCACTGCTAGAGCGTCGTCTTTCGCTTGGGCCCTCGACTCAGCCGAGTGGTgctgtctctgctgctgcgccggcagAAGATGTACGTGAGGTGTGGGTAccacagctgctggcgagcacCTATGGCAAGCCGAAGTTGCTATCGGTAGCCACAAACGTGACAGTGCGTGTGCCGGCCCATCATGCAACAGCGACTGCACCAGACACGACCAAGGCTGCCAGTCGCATGGTTGTCGTTGCTGAGAAGGTCGACACACTTCATCTGTATCACCCTTCTCTCGACGTGGTTCGGCACATTCGAGCAGTGCTCGCCATGTCGCGCCTGCCCGTtctggaggcggtgcgcgaggCCTTTGACGCAGCCTACTCGACGCCTCCTCCCATGAATGCGAATGGCAGCAGTCACAGCGCGACGTCTTCTACACTCACTGACGTGGAGGTGACGCCGGGGGTGGCAGTGGACACATCGCTTTCAACGCCGTTCGCGCACTCGTGGTCGCTCCCGTTTGAAGATACTATTGCCGAGTACGCCGAGCAGCGCGCGTCAAcgtcggtggcggtgcttcAAGCGGTAttggagaagctgaagcgTGAGCGgcaggagatggagaagtCTTGCGAGGGGTCCATGGAGCAGATTGGGGagctcgccaccgtcgcactCCCTACCCAACTGCAGCGGGTACACACGCGGTGTATGAAGCTCTACAGGAAGGAGTAA
- a CDS encoding guanylate kinase, putative (TriTrypDB/GeneDB-style sysID: LpmP.33.1140) has protein sequence MNRPLNALVVCGPSGVGKGTLLGRLIREYPNRFAYSVSHTTRKPRQGEVDGREYHFIDCESILKMRDNNEFLELCDVHGNLYGTSVAAVHAVQQEGKVCIIEIDVKGAQKLFDRTDKALNAVYFFITAPKEELRKRIMKRGADNEAMLQRRLETAESEYKFLEENPDFFSVLLVNDELEAAYAGLLAAINDQLRKHNMEKLTA, from the coding sequence ATGAACAGGCCTCTGAACGCGTTGGTGGTGTGCGGCCCATCTGGTGTAGGCAAGGGAACCCTACTGGGCCGCCTTATCCGTGAGTACCCCAACCGCTTCGCCTACTCGGTGTCGCACACAACTCGTAAACCACGCCAGGGAGAGGTAGATGGCCGTGAGTATCACTTCATAGACTGTGAGAGCATCCTCAAGATGCGCGACAACAACGAGTTCCTCGAACTGTGCGACGTGCACGGTAACCTCTACGGCAcgagcgtcgccgccgtgcaCGCCGTACAGCAGGAGGGGAAGGTGTGCATCATCGAGATAGATGTGAAGGGGGCACAGAAACTGTTCGACCGCACCGACAAGGCGCTGAACGCCGTGTACTTCTTCATAACGGCTCCAaaggaagagctgcgcaagcgcatCATGAAGCGTGGCGCCGATAAtgaggcgatgctgcagcggcgtcttGAGACGGCCGAGTCAGAGTACAAGTTTCTCGAGGAGAATCCCGacttcttctctgtgctgctggtgaatgatgagctggaggcggcgtACGCTGGTCTCTTGGCCGCCATCAATGACCAGCTGAGGAAGCACAACATGGAGAAACTGACTGCCTAG
- a CDS encoding hypothetical protein (TriTrypDB/GeneDB-style sysID: LpmP.33.1150) codes for MRTEPRYIRLPDALYALRRRYPSVTESVFLECTRCHQWVAVPVLREIPNEVANAVVSSSVEGLDPISKRTDYGGPLRHTHQDLLRRREELASDTAVPQWRSRRLQEKQSHLASGDADQDGGTHGDVDGAATTTSPQSFFESLLKQLRRNRRQPGEGTADSTTGASESAHQGRQRHTPLYIPNPDTFICAGWQCAWDADALADLRQDWLQSIYRALPMPSVCEESIALSSEASSSSSFLSSPVATFVEVLRQRRSALNEALAQELHLGRSRRWGRGAGQRAGRTEHNLENQDSLPALSLPGSAAEGDIALSRMQASWVRAAALHLLRNTGSTSESFPVKATANDYADAEVPHRRHSSAEEDSQKNVLSAYCWAVCDACGKLRRVAQPFPGGAPFVCAMAVTTSSSCRAARGGNAPHCNSASSLDHACSVSEMEGLMQSNMKLCEAELIYAALSSPFLPYPLRSQLSSLCRRQTSVKDPQESAERLSRADVARVLLSEPLLRTIQSSVRESMRKGTPSRTTYQRHRASGAAAASTPGSTKPRRKASASELNDADPELAERELFLYRSLPILRELARTIKARSISAFVRQLQLTPAQIQAKREAVMLDSLLSDHQRTSITGGSSGTAKGKAAAVIATTSEAETAHEKVKLEEGATASTEPAERLPPHPTRTQTRKPPSKLAQLFTPEEAPPAAKKEPIKVEAVSGSEVTLPRPVVERTPARSRRQLPYETVPRTLEYQQGLENETAQQPQQHTAPAAPRKRGRPPRQWAEVPSKSVVSGPQVTTEATVVTGDANMPSPRRRRQRCEKVPGKEEQTAASSVVPAGKSEAVAELAGSLTPPPRGRPRGRPHGSGSAKRRHSQGSKDEDAEVKAANGGKWEVVHWVQCDLCCKWRIVPKRVPAKVKFWECTMRYDEVRGRTTTCDDPDDAEISP; via the coding sequence ATGCGGACGGAACCGCGGTACATAAGGCTACCAGACGCACTCTACGCTCTGCGTCGCCGCTACCCCTCCGTGACGGAGAGTGTTTTTCTGGAATGCACGCGCTGCCATCAGTGGGTTGCGGTACCTGTCTTACGTGAGATTCCGAACGAAGTAGCGAATGCTGTTGTGTCGAGCAGTGTAGAGGGATTGGATCCGATAAGCAAGCGCACCGACTATGGCGGTCCGCTGCGTCACACGCATCAGGACCTCTTACGCCGGCGTGAGGAACTCGCGAGCGATACCGCCGTCCCGCAATGGCGGTCAAGGCGACTCCAGGAAAAGCAGAGCCACCTCGCgagcggcgacgccgaccAAGACGGTGGGACGCATGGTGACGTCGACggggcagcgacgacgacctCACCGCAGAGTTTCTTCGAATCTCTtctgaagcagctgcgacgcaaCCGGCGCCAGCCAGGGGAGGGAACGGCGGACTCGACGACGGGGGCCTCTGAGAGTGCGCATCAGGGACGCCAACGGCACACGCCTCTCTACATTCCAAATCCTGATACGTTTATCTGTGCCGGGTGGCAGTGCGCCTGGGATGCGGACGCACTTGCCGACCTTCGGCAGGACTGGCTGCAGAGCATCTACCGCGCCCTTCCCATGCCTTCTGTGTGCGAAGAGAGCATAGCCCTCTCCTCTGAAgcgtcctcatcctcctccttcctaAGCTCCCCAGTTGCCACTTTCGTCGAAGTACTGCGGCAGAGAAGGTCAGCGCTGAATGAAGCCCTCGCGCAGGAGCTCCATTTGGGGAGGAGCCGGCGCTGGGGACGCGGCGCTGGCCAACGGGCGGGCCGCACTGAACACAACCTGGAAAATCAGGATAGTCTGCCAGCCCTATCATTgcccggcagcgccgcagaAGGCGACATAGCACTCTCTCGGATGCAGGCGTCGTGGGTGAGGGCGGCAGctctgcacctgctgcgcaacACAGGCAGCACCAGTGAAAGCTTCCCTGTGAAAGCCACGGCCAACGACTACGCAGATGCCGAggtgccgcaccgccgtcattccagcgcggaggaggacagcCAGAAGAACGTGCTTTCCGCCTACTGCTGGGCGGTGTGCGACGCATGTGGCAAGCTCCGTCGTGTCGCACAGCCCTTCCCTGGCGGCGCCCCCTTCGTGTGTGCGATGGCGGTGACAACATCCTCAtcctgccgcgccgcccgcgGCGGCAACGCTCCGCATTGCAACTCAGCGTCTAGCCTTGACCATGCGTGTAGTGTGTCGGAGATGGAAGGGCTTATGCAATCCAACATGAAGCTCTGCGAGGCAGAGCTAATCTACGCCGCCCTCtcatcccccttcctcccatACCCTCTCAGGTCACAGCTGTCCTCGCTCTGTCGGCGACAGACCAGCGTCAAGGATCCCCAGGAGTCGGCAGAGCGATTGAGCAGGGCTGATGTGGCGCGCGTTTTGCTTTCTGAGCCGCTACTGCGGACAATTCAGTCCAGCGTACGGGAGTCGATGAGGAAGGGGACCCCCAGTCGCACTACTTACCAGAGACATCGCGCctctggcgccgctgccgcttccactCCGGGCTCGACGAAGCCGCGTCGCAAGGCCTCAGCATCGGAACTAAATGACGCTGATCCCGAACtggcagagagggagctCTTCCTCTACCGCTCACTCCCCATCTTGCGCGAGCTTGCCCGCACCATAAAGGCGCGGAGCATCAGCGCCTTTGTGCGGCAGCTACAGCTCACTCCAGCGCAGATTCAGGCAAAGCGTGAGGCGGTGATGCTAGACTCCCTCCTCAGTGATCACCAGCGCACCTCCATTAccggaggcagcagcggcaccgcaaAAGGGAAGGCCGCGGCGGTGATTGCCACGACGAGCGAGGCAGAGACGGCGCACGAGAAGGTGAAGCTGGAGGAAGGGGCCACTGCGAGCACCGAACCTGCGGAGCGTTTACCACCGCACCCCACCCGCACACAGACGAGAAAACCGCCATCCAAGTTAGCGCAGCTTTTTACCCCGGAAGaggcaccgccagcagccaAGAAGGAACCTATAAAAGTGGAAGctgtcagcggcagcgaagtTACCCTGCCTCGGCCGGTGGTGGAGCGGACACCAGCTCGATCAAGGCGGCAGCTACCCTATGAAACAGTACCGCGGACTTTGGAATACCAGCAAGGTCTCGAAAATGAGACTGctcagcagccacagcagcataccgcccctgctgcacctcgaAAGCGCGGGCGACCACCTCGCCAGTGGGCTGAAGTGCCGTCAAAGTCGGTGGTTTCTGGGCCCCAGGTAACTACAGAGGCGACGGTTGTCACTGGAGATGCCAACATGCCGtcccctcgccgccgccggcagcgtTGCGAGAAAGTTCCAGGGAAGGAGGAACAGACAGCAGCGAGTAGTGTGGTTCCTGCAGGAAAGAGTGAGGCAGTAGCAGAGCTGGCAGGCTCActgacaccgccgccacgtggACGACCGCGCGGACGGCCACACGGAAGCGGCTCAGCGAAGCGGAGGCACAGCCAAGGTTCCAAGGACGAAGATGCGGAAGTAAAGGCTGCAAATGGCGGCAAGTGGGAGGTGGTGCATTGGGTGCAGTGCGATCTGTGCTGCAAGTGGCGCATCGTACCGAAGCGCGTGCCGGCCAAAGTCAAGTTTTGGGAGTGCACGATGCGCTACGACGAGGTGCGCGGCCGAACCACTACCTGCGACGACCCAGACGATGCCGAGATCTCCCCGTGA
- a CDS encoding hypothetical protein (TriTrypDB/GeneDB-style sysID: LpmP.33.1160), whose translation MCFACSRCEYPICDCSKLLLRKVPQGLSEYAFHYNLDGLLDLEDVQVPCYSAAEVVHTSAVVSESLMKFPMPPAALVVALESIVQSRKHWIQQRQNMNARLHERGVAALPTTATAPSMEAVTGGTASSSESTPSPPASTSRDVDAVPVATVTTAASSAPIVRRYGDTAESRIDLVCVTDSVLDGGVQECTKDRSAVATTVVSPEDQRADEGAEAATHRGEGEVVRSTSMTAPAVIRDASFASIQADVMKAATAAAAETSWTSPGNFRLREAFIDVSRSTLSSRAPWFQDYKCVSRVQCPDCHQPLGFVFCISDAKEQQQRSSREVAAPLEATLQTQGVKRPATSEADETGSTDDTAASPDASTADRSDTDPAIAPLTEATQLPHAKKTRNEKDAQAAASASTWHTWQEAQLHRQRSGAEECQGGCGNEVEDERRGSADEDDNNDQEAAPDRFIGLELKRIVQRQWTLSVFHERYSKSRHLHTFRELFPEAEELQSLYSRLLGLRTQTELYSSLLRRHKEQNDVQMALLMSNKDRMHTYDEKVKTMQQIIEAQRAQIAMQTRQIRNQEELVQSHRRQFATQKRQMDVEQLLLVQQSKTIESQKEQLRLLKDHFQATRPEVLLDARLRINPCPYPLLSRLPPSDTGDAEASQVVEATSPLRQLSARGQCCEEADHDWADTEEEEEAKAEEWGEGDGRTPQTVAASARLSVAPSGTPPAHLCGIPTSSATRHLGTPSEDDQTLAHASRQFSSFGSD comes from the coding sequence ATGTGCTTCGCCTGCTCGCGCTGTGAATACCCTATCTGCGACTGCAgcaagctgctgcttcgtAAGGTCCCTCAGGGGCTGAGCGAATACGCTTTTCACTATAACCTGGATGGGCTCCTCGACCTCGAGGATGTGCAAGTCCCATGCTACAGCGCGGCTGAGGTAGTACACACTTCGGCCGTGGTGTCCGAGTCTCTCATGAAGTTTCCGATGCCGCCTGccgcgctggtggtggcccTTGAGTCCATTGTACAATCTCGCAAACACTGGATCCAGCAGCGTCAGAACATGAATGCCCGACTGCACGAGCGCGGCGTTGCGGCGTTGCCCACAACGGCCACAGCACCTTCGATGGAAGCGGTCACAGGCGGCACGGCTTCGTCAAGCGAGAGCACGCCTTCCCCTCCTGCTAGCACGAGCAGGGATGTGGATGCCGTCCCTGTGGCCACCGTCACCACAGCTGCGAGCAGCGCACCCATCGTGCGTCGCTATGGGGACACGGCAGAGAGCCGTATCGACCTTGTGTGCGTCACGGACAGCGTGCTCGACGGTGGAGTGCAGGAGTGCACGAAAGACCGTAGTGCAGTGGCCACCACAGTAGTCAGCCCGGAAGACCAACGCGCTGATGaaggagcagaagcagcCACCCAccgcggagagggagaggtagTGAGGTCGACCTCCATGACCGCGCCAGCAGTCATCCGAGACGCAAGCTTTGCCAGCATTCAGGCAGACGTCATGAaagctgccaccgccgccgccgccgagacAAGTTGGACCTCACCTGGCAATTTTCGCCTCCGTGAAGCATTCATCGACGTGAGCCGCTCCACGCTGTCTTCACGCGCGCCATGGTTCCAGGACTATAAATGTGTGAGCCGGGTGCAATGCCCAGACTGCCACCAACCGTTGGGCTTTGTGTTCTGCATCTCCGACGCAAaggaacagcagcaacgctcGTCACGTGAAGTAGCGGCGCCGCTTGAAGCTACACTGCAGACGCAGGGAGTGAAGCGGCCAGCCACGTCGGAGGCAGATGAGACAGGCAGCACTGACGACACTGCAGCCTCACCAGACGCCAGCACTGCCGACCGTAGTGACACCGACCCAGCCATCGCTCCGCTGACGGAagcgacgcagctgccgcatgcAAAGAAGACACGAAATGAAAAAGACGCacaagcggcagcgtcggccAGTACGTGGCACACGTGGCAGGAAGCGCAGCTACACCGGCAGCGCAGTGGCGCTGAAGAGTGCCAGGGGGGATGCGGTAATGAGGTGGAGGACGAGCGACGAGGCAGCGCGGACGAGGATGACAACAACGACCAGGAGGCAGCCCCTGATCGGTTCATCGGACTCGAACTGAAGCGCATTGTTCAGCGCCAATGGACCCTGAGCGTCTTTCACGAACGTTACAGCAAGTCGCGTCATCTGCACACCTTTCGCGAGTTATTTCCCGAAgctgaggagctgcagagcCTGTATAGCCGCCTGCTCGGTTTGCGCACCCAGACGGAGCTTTACAGTAgtctgctgcgccggcacAAGGAGCAAAACGATGTGCAGATGGCACTTTTGATGAGCAACAAGGATCGCATGCACACGTACGACGAGAAGGTCAAGACAATGCAGCAGATCATCGAGGCACAGCGGGCGCAGATTGCCATGCAGACGCGGCAGATTCGAAATCAAGAAGAGCTTGTGCAGAGCCATAGGCGGCAATTTGCCACTCAGAAGCGGCAGATGGATGtggagcagctcctcctcgtgcagCAGAGCAAAACCATCGAGTCCCAAAAGGAGCAGCTACGCTTGCTCAAGGATCACTTCCAGGCAACACGGCCTGAGGTGTTGCTGGACGCGCGGCTGAGAATCAACCCTTGCCCATACCCCTTGCTCAGCCGCCTCCCACCCAGCGACACTGGCGATGCAGAGGCGTCGCAAGTTGTCGAAGCAACCTCGCCGCTTCGCCAACTCTCAGCGAGAGGTCAGTGCTGCGAAGAGGCAGACCATGATTGGGCTGacacagaggaagaagaagaggcgaaggcagAGGAATGGGGAGAAGGCGATGGTCGGACTCCACAGACTGTGGCAGCGTCCGCGCGCCTCTCTGTTGCGCCTTCAGGGACACCGCCAGCGCACCTCTGCGGTATCCCAACGTCGTCCGCGACCCGCCACCTTGGAACTCCCTCCGAGGATGACCAGACGTTAGCTCACGCATCGCGCCAATTTTCTTCCTTCGGCTCTGATtag